The following are encoded together in the Nocardioides okcheonensis genome:
- a CDS encoding adenosine deaminase — MSLQNFVAGLPKAELHVHHVGSASPRIVSELAARHPDAGVPSDLEGLREFFTFRDFAHFVEVYLSVVDLIRTPEDIRLLTYEVAREMAEGQNLRYAELTCTPYTSVIRGIPIQAYTEAIEDARVAAERDFGLVLRWIYDIPGESGLPAADATLEYALQHRTDALVGFGLGGPEIGVPRPQFQPHFEAARAAGLHSVPHAGETTGPETVWDSLRLLGAERIGHGTSSAQDPDLLAHLADTGVVLEVCPTSNVATRAVDRIEEHPLRAFVEAGVTVTINSDDPPMFATTLNHDYEVAAGLLGLDERGVADLAKVAVTASYAPDDVKARVTAEIDAYAAGA, encoded by the coding sequence ATGAGCCTCCAGAACTTCGTCGCCGGCCTGCCCAAGGCCGAGCTGCACGTGCACCACGTGGGGTCCGCCTCCCCGCGGATCGTCTCCGAGCTCGCCGCCCGGCACCCCGACGCGGGGGTGCCGAGCGACCTGGAGGGGCTCCGCGAGTTCTTCACCTTCCGCGACTTCGCCCACTTCGTGGAGGTCTACCTCTCGGTGGTCGACCTGATCCGCACGCCGGAGGACATCCGGCTGCTGACCTACGAGGTCGCCCGCGAGATGGCCGAGGGCCAGAACCTGCGCTACGCCGAGCTGACCTGCACGCCGTACACGTCGGTCATCCGCGGGATCCCGATCCAGGCCTACACGGAGGCCATCGAGGACGCCCGCGTGGCGGCCGAGCGCGACTTCGGCCTCGTCCTCCGCTGGATCTACGACATCCCGGGAGAGTCCGGGCTGCCCGCCGCCGACGCGACGCTGGAGTACGCCCTGCAGCACCGCACCGACGCCCTGGTCGGCTTCGGGCTCGGGGGCCCGGAGATCGGCGTCCCGCGCCCGCAGTTCCAGCCGCACTTCGAGGCCGCCCGCGCGGCGGGCCTGCACTCGGTGCCGCACGCGGGTGAGACGACCGGCCCCGAGACCGTGTGGGACTCGCTGCGCCTGCTCGGCGCCGAGCGGATCGGGCACGGCACGTCGAGCGCCCAGGACCCGGACCTGCTCGCGCACCTCGCCGACACCGGCGTCGTGCTCGAGGTCTGCCCGACCTCCAACGTCGCCACCCGCGCGGTCGACCGGATCGAGGAGCACCCGCTGCGCGCGTTCGTCGAGGCGGGCGTCACGGTGACGATCAACTCCGACGACCCGCCCATGTTCGCCACGACGCTCAACCACGACTACGAGGTGGCCGCGGGCCTGCTCGGCCTCGACGAGCGCGGCGTGGCGGACCTGGCCAAGGTCGCGGTCACCGCGTCCTACGCCCCCGACGACGTCAAGGCACGGGTCACCGCCGAGATCGACGCCTACGCCGCCGGCGCCTGA
- a CDS encoding DsbA family protein — MSKNTPERREARKQRAAEALRQKQAEERRRRLVTIGAVVAAVVVIVGGLTWWQSTRDTTGEAADVVPSVAAGAEADGTPGEIDGYGIVIGQADAPTTVTIYEDLQCPACANLEAQLGEPLAAAVDAGDVRLDYRMISFLDRASTNEYSSRALNAALAVLDTAGVDAFRAFHDDLYANQPEEGGPGFEDDELIDRAVAAGATESEIRPQVEDKVYEQWIENATDEMSQAGYNSTPTILIDGEDADAQQLAELLQ, encoded by the coding sequence ATGTCGAAGAACACGCCTGAGCGGCGCGAGGCCCGCAAGCAGAGGGCAGCCGAGGCGTTGCGCCAGAAGCAGGCCGAGGAGCGCCGCCGCCGGCTCGTGACGATCGGCGCGGTGGTGGCGGCCGTGGTGGTGATCGTCGGTGGCCTGACCTGGTGGCAGAGCACCCGCGACACGACCGGAGAGGCCGCGGACGTCGTGCCCTCCGTCGCGGCCGGCGCGGAGGCCGACGGCACCCCCGGCGAGATCGACGGCTACGGCATCGTCATCGGCCAGGCGGACGCCCCGACCACCGTGACCATCTACGAGGACCTCCAGTGCCCCGCGTGCGCCAACCTCGAGGCCCAGCTCGGTGAGCCGCTCGCCGCTGCGGTCGACGCCGGCGACGTGCGCCTGGACTACCGGATGATCTCGTTCCTCGACCGCGCCTCCACCAACGAGTACTCCTCGCGTGCGCTCAACGCGGCGCTCGCGGTGCTCGACACCGCCGGCGTCGACGCGTTCCGGGCCTTCCACGACGACCTCTACGCCAACCAGCCCGAGGAGGGCGGTCCGGGCTTCGAGGACGACGAGCTGATCGACCGCGCCGTCGCGGCCGGCGCGACCGAGTCCGAGATCCGCCCGCAGGTCGAGGACAAGGTCTACGAGCAGTGGATCGAGAACGCCACCGACGAGATGTCCCAGGCCGGCTACAACAGCACGCCGACGATCCTCATCGACGGCGAGGACGCCGACGCCCAGCAGCTCGCCGAGCTGCTCCAGTAG
- a CDS encoding MauE/DoxX family redox-associated membrane protein — protein sequence MKDWIGLLARLVTGSVWIVAGVLKLPDPSESVRAVRAYDLLPEAVVPTVGHLLPVLEVVVGLLLVLGVLTRPVAVVSSLLFVAFIVGISSAWARGLQIDCGCFGGGGYDADATSTYPWEIARDAGLLALSAWLVVRPRSRWALDPVLFGSSHTTDSAETNERNPHVEEHA from the coding sequence GTGAAGGACTGGATCGGCCTCCTCGCGCGGCTCGTCACCGGGAGCGTGTGGATCGTCGCGGGGGTGCTCAAGCTCCCCGACCCCAGTGAGAGCGTGCGCGCCGTGCGGGCCTACGACCTGCTCCCGGAGGCGGTGGTCCCGACCGTCGGGCACCTGCTCCCGGTGCTGGAGGTCGTCGTCGGGCTGCTGCTGGTGCTCGGCGTGCTGACCCGGCCGGTCGCCGTGGTGTCGTCGCTGCTCTTCGTCGCCTTCATCGTCGGCATCTCCTCCGCCTGGGCCCGCGGGCTGCAGATCGACTGCGGCTGCTTCGGCGGTGGTGGCTACGACGCCGACGCCACGTCCACGTACCCCTGGGAGATCGCCCGCGACGCGGGGCTTCTGGCCCTGTCTGCCTGGCTGGTCGTCAGGCCACGCTCGCGTTGGGCGCTCGACCCTGTGCTGTTCGGCAGCAGCCACACCACCGACTCTGCCGAGACGAACGAGAGGAACCCGCATGTCGAAGAACACGCCTGA
- the orn gene encoding oligoribonuclease: MTGLDLGADALIEVAALVTDFELNVLGEGVDIVVKPSQEALDQMVEFVRDMHEKSGLLEELDGGTTLADAEEQVLAYIKEHCPDGSRPPLAGNTVATDRAFLARDMPDLESFLHYRIVDVSSIKELSRRWYPRAYFAAPTKRGNHRALADIQESIEELRYYREAVFVPHPGPDSARARDIAARHGGTLTGLGPDTGADSDSTH, translated from the coding sequence ATGACCGGCCTCGACCTCGGTGCGGACGCGCTGATCGAGGTGGCGGCCCTCGTCACCGACTTCGAGCTGAACGTGCTCGGCGAGGGCGTCGACATCGTCGTCAAGCCGTCGCAGGAGGCGCTCGACCAGATGGTCGAGTTCGTCCGTGACATGCACGAGAAGTCCGGGCTGCTCGAGGAGCTCGACGGCGGCACCACCCTGGCGGACGCCGAGGAGCAGGTGCTGGCCTACATCAAGGAGCACTGCCCCGACGGCAGCCGCCCGCCGCTCGCCGGCAACACGGTGGCCACGGACCGCGCGTTCCTGGCCCGCGACATGCCCGACCTCGAGTCGTTCCTCCACTACCGCATCGTCGACGTCTCCTCGATCAAGGAGCTCTCGCGTCGCTGGTACCCGCGCGCCTACTTCGCCGCGCCCACCAAGCGCGGGAACCACCGCGCCCTGGCCGACATCCAGGAGAGCATCGAGGAGCTGCGCTACTACCGCGAGGCCGTCTTCGTCCCGCACCCCGGCCCGGACAGCGCCCGCGCGCGCGACATCGCCGCCCGCCACGGCGGCACCCTGACCGGCCTCGGGCCCGACACGGGTGCCGATTCCGACTCCACGCACTGA
- a CDS encoding FUSC family protein → MWQDMRTRIDDRLGDPIWWNEVLQLAKTVLAAVIAWVVADSLLDLPQPFLAPWAALLVVHATVYRTFSRGAQQVAATFVAVLLATGVGEAFGLTTASIALLLVVALVLGALPWLGIEATTIATTGLVVLTTGFEDDVVLVSRLVDTAIGVAVGLAVNVLVWPPLRRSTAVEAMDRIDDAIGELLVDIAGGLGDGCQDEDVRAWIDRTRDLDGDLDRAWGLVRQAQESARMNPRRSARSLRDPQEWHGLLRRMEQAVAEARSLARTLGGQSAHRETWGPQFADAWIEMLADAGRAASAADPEAMDDVRRRLTTLSDDLRATERSAEWPVYGALIINLRNIVDAMSQVAAANPLGGNRLPLRLPSRAVRAE, encoded by the coding sequence GTGTGGCAGGACATGAGGACCCGGATCGACGACCGCCTCGGTGACCCGATCTGGTGGAACGAGGTGCTCCAGCTCGCCAAGACGGTGCTGGCCGCCGTCATCGCGTGGGTGGTGGCGGACAGCCTCCTCGACCTGCCGCAGCCGTTCCTCGCGCCGTGGGCCGCGCTCCTGGTGGTGCACGCCACCGTCTACCGCACCTTCTCCCGCGGCGCCCAGCAGGTCGCGGCGACGTTCGTCGCCGTGCTCCTCGCGACCGGGGTGGGCGAGGCGTTCGGGCTCACCACCGCGTCGATCGCCCTGCTGCTGGTCGTCGCGCTGGTCCTGGGCGCCCTCCCGTGGCTGGGCATCGAGGCCACCACGATCGCGACGACCGGTCTGGTGGTGCTGACCACCGGCTTCGAGGACGACGTGGTGCTGGTCTCGCGCCTCGTCGACACGGCCATCGGCGTCGCGGTCGGACTGGCCGTCAACGTCCTGGTCTGGCCGCCGCTGCGCCGGAGCACCGCCGTGGAGGCGATGGACCGCATCGACGACGCGATCGGCGAGCTGCTCGTCGACATCGCCGGTGGCCTCGGCGACGGGTGCCAGGACGAGGACGTGCGGGCCTGGATCGATCGCACCCGCGACCTCGACGGCGACCTCGACCGGGCCTGGGGGCTGGTGCGCCAGGCGCAGGAGAGCGCCCGGATGAACCCCCGCCGCTCGGCCCGGTCGTTGCGCGACCCGCAGGAGTGGCACGGGCTGCTGCGCCGGATGGAGCAGGCGGTGGCCGAGGCCCGGAGCCTGGCCCGCACGCTCGGCGGCCAGAGCGCCCACCGCGAGACGTGGGGCCCGCAGTTCGCCGACGCGTGGATCGAGATGCTGGCCGACGCCGGTCGCGCGGCGAGCGCGGCGGACCCGGAGGCCATGGACGACGTACGCCGTCGGCTCACGACGTTGAGCGACGACCTGCGGGCCACGGAGCGGTCGGCGGAGTGGCCCGTCTACGGCGCGCTGATCATCAACCTGCGCAACATCGTCGACGCGATGTCACAGGTCGCCGCGGCCAACCCCCTGGGCGGCAACCGGCTGCCGCTGCGGCTGCCGTCGAGGGCCGTCCGGGCCGAGTGA
- a CDS encoding universal stress protein yields the protein MIEQAVHEPFPAAPPVVVGVGTETVDAALRYAVDEALRAGCALHLVHVVPVVPLGSESALASAEELDKIGAETLALAAERAEELADGCLAVVEELRRGSVVSGLVAAARSARMVVLEHGHPVADGRPVTRTVAGGVAAQTLAPVVAVPSGWVAADAEQVVVAGVDAPIRAGEVLRAAVARARELRAGLRVIHAWSLPEPYESLHADTAEDRRWGQRARAEIRAALEEIADGGPSVPADVLAHRGREIDALLAASEGAALLVIGRHDPVVPVGSHIGPVAREVLRQATCPVLLAAPRGRR from the coding sequence ATGATCGAGCAAGCCGTCCACGAGCCGTTCCCCGCGGCCCCTCCCGTCGTCGTCGGCGTCGGCACCGAGACGGTCGACGCGGCCCTGAGGTACGCCGTCGACGAGGCGTTGCGGGCCGGGTGCGCCCTGCACCTCGTGCACGTGGTCCCGGTCGTGCCGCTGGGGTCGGAGTCCGCCCTCGCGTCGGCCGAGGAGCTCGACAAGATCGGGGCCGAGACCCTCGCCCTGGCGGCCGAGCGCGCCGAGGAGCTGGCGGACGGCTGCCTGGCCGTCGTCGAGGAGCTGCGCCGCGGGTCCGTCGTCAGCGGCCTGGTCGCCGCGGCGCGCTCGGCCCGGATGGTCGTGCTCGAGCACGGGCACCCGGTCGCCGACGGACGCCCCGTCACCCGGACGGTCGCCGGAGGCGTGGCGGCCCAGACGCTGGCTCCCGTCGTGGCGGTCCCGAGCGGGTGGGTGGCCGCGGACGCCGAGCAGGTCGTGGTCGCCGGGGTCGACGCCCCGATCCGGGCCGGCGAGGTGCTGCGCGCCGCGGTCGCCCGCGCGCGCGAGCTCCGGGCGGGGCTGCGGGTGATCCACGCGTGGTCGCTGCCCGAGCCCTACGAGAGCCTGCACGCCGACACCGCGGAGGACCGGCGGTGGGGGCAGCGTGCACGGGCCGAGATCCGGGCCGCCCTGGAGGAGATCGCCGACGGTGGGCCGTCGGTGCCCGCCGACGTCCTGGCCCACCGCGGCCGCGAGATCGACGCGCTGCTCGCGGCCAGCGAGGGTGCCGCGCTGCTGGTGATCGGTCGTCACGACCCGGTCGTGCCGGTCGGGTCGCACATCGGCCCGGTGGCCCGGGAGGTGCTGCGCCAGGCGACCTGCCCGGTGCTGCTCGCCGCGCCCCGCGGCCGGCGCTGA
- a CDS encoding phytoene desaturase family protein → MTPGSSSYDVVVVGGGHNALVSAAYLARAGLSVVVLERLDRTGGAAVSVEPFAGQPARLSRYSYLVSLMPEQLMADLGLDVRLASRTTASYTPWVRGDRSGGLLVERPEGEATRASFRDLTGGDDEYAAWQAFYAEVGRLAEAVSPTLMQPLPLERDVRALVDERIWSEVVAEPLGRAITARFADDTVRGVVATDALIGTFASLDDPSLVQNRCFLYHLIGNGTGEWRVPVGGMGAVTDALARAAVEAGAEIVTGAGVSAIVPGADGAEVRFHDGSRERSVTGRRVLSGVAPWVLRILLGEGEDPETKPSGSQLKINFLLDRLPALRSGADPEVAFAGTLHLAEDYTQLERAYDAAASGEVPDPMPGEVYCHSLTDPSILGDRAGAAHTLTYFGLHTPAGLFDADPSAKDRAVERAIASLDAVLAEPVEGCLATDAEGRPCIEAKVPQDVERDLAMPGGHIFHGDLEWPWAPNRARLDTPAQQWGVQTEHDSVLVCGSGARRGGAVSGLGGHNAAQAVLAEL, encoded by the coding sequence ATGACTCCCGGCAGCAGCAGCTATGACGTCGTCGTGGTCGGCGGCGGGCACAACGCCCTGGTGAGCGCGGCCTATCTCGCGCGCGCCGGGCTCAGCGTCGTCGTGCTCGAGCGGCTCGACCGCACCGGGGGCGCCGCCGTCTCGGTGGAGCCCTTCGCCGGCCAGCCGGCCCGCCTGTCGCGCTACTCCTACCTGGTCAGCCTGATGCCCGAGCAGCTGATGGCCGACCTGGGCCTCGACGTCCGGCTCGCCTCGCGGACCACCGCGTCGTACACCCCGTGGGTGCGCGGCGACCGCTCCGGCGGCCTGCTGGTCGAGCGCCCCGAGGGCGAGGCCACGCGCGCGTCCTTCCGCGACCTGACCGGCGGCGACGACGAGTACGCCGCGTGGCAGGCGTTCTACGCCGAGGTCGGCCGGCTCGCCGAGGCCGTCTCCCCCACGCTCATGCAGCCGCTCCCCCTCGAGCGCGACGTCCGCGCGCTGGTCGACGAGCGCATCTGGTCGGAGGTCGTCGCCGAGCCGCTGGGGCGCGCGATCACCGCGCGCTTCGCCGACGACACGGTCCGCGGGGTCGTCGCCACCGACGCGCTGATCGGGACGTTCGCCTCCCTCGACGACCCGTCCCTGGTGCAGAACCGCTGCTTCCTCTACCACCTGATCGGCAACGGGACGGGCGAGTGGCGGGTGCCGGTAGGCGGCATGGGTGCCGTCACCGACGCGCTCGCCCGCGCGGCCGTCGAGGCCGGGGCGGAGATCGTCACCGGCGCGGGCGTGAGCGCGATCGTGCCGGGTGCCGACGGCGCCGAGGTGCGCTTCCACGACGGGTCCCGGGAGCGCTCGGTGACCGGGCGACGGGTCCTGTCCGGCGTGGCGCCGTGGGTGCTGCGGATCCTGCTCGGCGAGGGCGAGGACCCCGAGACCAAGCCGTCGGGCTCGCAGCTGAAGATCAACTTCCTGCTCGACCGGCTGCCCGCGCTCCGCTCCGGCGCGGACCCCGAGGTGGCCTTCGCGGGCACGCTGCACCTCGCCGAGGACTACACGCAGCTCGAGCGGGCCTACGACGCCGCGGCGAGCGGCGAGGTGCCCGACCCGATGCCGGGCGAGGTCTACTGCCACAGCCTCACCGACCCCTCGATCCTCGGCGACCGGGCCGGGGCGGCCCACACGCTCACCTACTTCGGGCTGCACACGCCGGCCGGTCTCTTCGACGCCGACCCGTCCGCGAAGGACCGCGCGGTCGAGCGCGCGATCGCCTCCCTCGACGCCGTGCTCGCCGAGCCGGTCGAGGGCTGCCTGGCGACCGACGCCGAGGGCCGTCCCTGCATCGAGGCCAAGGTCCCCCAGGACGTCGAGCGCGACCTCGCGATGCCCGGCGGCCACATCTTCCACGGCGACCTCGAGTGGCCGTGGGCGCCCAACCGGGCCCGCCTCGACACCCCCGCCCAGCAGTGGGGCGTGCAGACCGAGCACGACTCCGTGCTGGTCTGCGGCTCCGGTGCGCGCCGCGGTGGCGCGGTGTCCGGGCTCGGTGGCCACAACGCGGCGCAGGCGGTCCTGGCCGAGCTGTGA
- a CDS encoding 1-acyl-sn-glycerol-3-phosphate acyltransferase — MLRPRIAGLVLRAVRWKTVGEVPQRGVLVGAPHTSNWDWVLTMLLAWRYGITIRLLVKQELFVGPLGWLLRRTGAVELDRRNPAATIKELLVESEGDAPWLIGIAAEGTRSRGEYWKSGFYRIAQQTGLPVTLAFLDAPSRTVGWGPTFHPSGDVSADMDVLREFYADKTGFKPENFTPPRLREEG, encoded by the coding sequence GTGCTGCGACCTAGGATCGCCGGCCTCGTGCTCCGTGCCGTGCGCTGGAAGACCGTCGGGGAGGTGCCGCAGCGCGGCGTCCTCGTCGGCGCCCCGCACACGTCGAACTGGGACTGGGTGCTGACCATGCTCCTGGCGTGGCGCTACGGCATCACGATCCGCCTGCTGGTCAAGCAGGAGCTGTTCGTCGGGCCGCTGGGCTGGCTGCTGCGCCGCACCGGCGCCGTCGAGCTCGACCGCCGCAACCCGGCGGCGACCATCAAGGAGCTCCTCGTCGAGTCCGAGGGCGACGCCCCCTGGCTGATCGGCATCGCCGCCGAGGGCACCCGCTCGCGGGGGGAGTACTGGAAGTCCGGGTTCTACCGGATCGCCCAGCAGACCGGGCTCCCGGTCACCCTGGCGTTCCTCGACGCACCGTCGCGCACCGTCGGCTGGGGCCCGACCTTCCACCCCAGCGGCGACGTCAGCGCCGACATGGACGTGCTGCGCGAGTTCTACGCCGACAAGACCGGCTTCAAGCCGGAGAACTTCACCCCGCCGCGCCTGCGCGAGGAGGGCTGA
- a CDS encoding flavin-containing monooxygenase, translating into MGYLVRQSDRVAPVTAPVPVDESLPRACVIGAGSSGIAAAKHLFLAGVPFDCFEMGHDIGGTWVMDNSNGRSACYDTLEINTSCPRMAYSDFPMPDDYPPYARHDQVAAYFQQYVDHFGFRDAITFDTTVERVTPTGDGRWDVTVTGPGGTETRTYDAVLVANGHHWDPRWPDPAYPGTFDGEQVHSHDYRSADQLEGRDVVVVGAGNSAMDIAVEASLRARTTTWSVRRPEWVLRKFFLGKPSDQGLLPPGWVPWWVTALRLRIGATAAGGSLTAYGLPAPAHRPGQSHPVQSERIRERLAAGAVTARPGIQRLDGDRVVFVDGSSAPADLIVWATGYHVSFPFLDAALVAAPGNDLPLWKRTVHPDLPGLYFLGLLQPLGAVMPLAEAQAAWITETLTGAYAPPPDTVVRRQMAAEHARDTRRFYASPRHTMEVDFDRYLWDLARERRKGRARAAT; encoded by the coding sequence ATGGGATACCTCGTCAGGCAGTCCGACCGCGTCGCGCCGGTGACCGCACCCGTCCCGGTCGACGAGTCGCTGCCGCGGGCGTGCGTGATCGGGGCCGGGTCGTCCGGGATCGCCGCCGCCAAGCACCTGTTCCTCGCCGGGGTGCCGTTCGACTGCTTCGAGATGGGGCACGACATCGGTGGCACGTGGGTGATGGACAACTCCAACGGCCGCTCCGCCTGCTACGACACCCTCGAGATCAACACCTCCTGCCCGCGGATGGCGTACTCGGACTTCCCGATGCCGGATGACTACCCGCCCTACGCGCGCCACGACCAGGTCGCGGCCTACTTCCAGCAGTACGTCGACCACTTCGGCTTCCGCGACGCGATCACCTTCGACACCACCGTCGAGCGCGTCACCCCGACCGGCGACGGCCGGTGGGACGTGACGGTCACCGGTCCCGGGGGGACCGAGACCCGCACCTACGACGCGGTGCTGGTCGCCAACGGCCACCACTGGGACCCGCGCTGGCCGGACCCGGCCTACCCGGGCACCTTCGACGGCGAGCAGGTCCACTCCCACGACTACCGCTCCGCGGACCAGCTCGAGGGACGTGACGTCGTGGTCGTCGGCGCCGGGAACTCCGCCATGGACATCGCGGTGGAGGCGTCACTGCGGGCCCGCACGACCACCTGGTCGGTGCGTCGCCCGGAGTGGGTGCTGCGCAAGTTCTTCCTCGGCAAGCCCTCCGACCAGGGCCTGCTCCCGCCCGGCTGGGTGCCGTGGTGGGTGACCGCGCTGCGCCTGCGGATCGGGGCGACAGCCGCCGGCGGGAGCCTCACGGCGTACGGCCTGCCTGCCCCGGCCCACCGGCCCGGCCAGTCCCACCCCGTCCAGTCCGAGCGGATCCGCGAGCGGCTGGCGGCCGGGGCGGTCACCGCACGACCCGGGATCCAGCGGCTCGACGGCGACCGGGTGGTCTTCGTCGACGGCAGCTCGGCGCCTGCCGACCTCATCGTGTGGGCCACCGGCTACCACGTCAGCTTCCCGTTCCTCGACGCCGCGCTCGTCGCAGCGCCCGGCAACGACCTGCCGCTGTGGAAGCGGACCGTGCACCCGGACCTGCCGGGGCTGTACTTCCTCGGCCTGCTCCAGCCGCTCGGGGCGGTGATGCCGCTCGCGGAGGCGCAGGCGGCATGGATCACCGAGACCCTCACCGGGGCCTACGCCCCGCCACCGGACACCGTGGTCCGTCGCCAGATGGCGGCCGAGCACGCGCGCGACACGAGGCGGTTCTACGCCTCGCCTCGCCACACCATGGAGGTCGACTTCGACCGCTACCTCTGGGACCTCGCGCGCGAGCGCAGGAAGGGACGTGCCCGTGCTGCGACCTAG
- a CDS encoding GroES family chaperonin produces MTGGSAPIKMLHDRLLVEVDKEAGERRSTGGIVIPATAAMGARRLAWSRVIAVGPHARAVEVGDRVLFDPEDKAEVEVHGEVYVVMRERDVHAVAAERLAAGSTGLYL; encoded by the coding sequence ATGACCGGGGGCAGCGCCCCCATCAAGATGCTGCACGACCGGCTCCTGGTCGAGGTCGACAAGGAGGCCGGCGAGCGTCGCTCCACCGGAGGCATCGTGATCCCGGCGACCGCGGCGATGGGCGCACGCCGGCTCGCCTGGTCGCGGGTCATCGCCGTCGGCCCGCACGCCCGGGCCGTCGAGGTCGGCGACCGGGTGCTGTTCGACCCCGAGGACAAGGCGGAGGTCGAGGTGCACGGCGAGGTCTACGTCGTGATGCGCGAGCGCGACGTCCACGCGGTCGCCGCCGAGCGCCTCGCGGCCGGCTCCACCGGGCTCTACCTCTGA
- a CDS encoding DUF3618 domain-containing protein, with the protein MTQDMSALEREIEETRQRLASTIDQLAHRAHPKTIVGRQVESVKSHFVELESGEPRTDNILKAAGAVVGVLVLLAVVRKVAR; encoded by the coding sequence GTGACCCAGGACATGAGCGCGCTCGAGCGCGAGATCGAGGAGACCCGCCAGCGGCTCGCCTCGACCATCGACCAGCTCGCCCACCGCGCCCACCCCAAGACCATCGTCGGGCGGCAGGTGGAGAGCGTGAAGTCGCACTTCGTCGAGCTGGAGTCCGGCGAGCCGCGCACCGACAACATCCTCAAGGCCGCCGGCGCGGTCGTGGGCGTCCTCGTGCTGCTCGCCGTCGTCCGCAAGGTCGCGCGCTGA
- a CDS encoding energy-coupling factor ABC transporter ATP-binding protein yields the protein MSDPVLDVRDLAYAYPDGHQALFGVDLHVHRGERVALLGPNGAGKTTLVLHLNGILGAGSGGAGRGSVAVSGLPVDKKNMLEVRRRVGVVFQDPDDQLFLGTVRQDVAFGPANMGVKGAELDRRVMAALDRVGMADFADRPPHHLSYGQRRRVAVATVLAMEPEVLVLDEPSSNLDPASRRELADILRSLDVTVLMVTHDLPYALELCPRSVVLSEGVVVADRPTFDVLTDEPLMAAHRLELPWGFDPRRIDSLPA from the coding sequence GTGAGCGACCCCGTGCTGGACGTCCGCGACCTGGCGTACGCCTACCCCGACGGGCACCAGGCGCTCTTCGGCGTCGACCTGCACGTCCATCGCGGCGAGCGCGTCGCGCTGCTCGGGCCGAACGGCGCCGGCAAGACGACGCTGGTCCTGCACCTCAACGGGATCCTCGGTGCCGGATCGGGTGGGGCGGGTCGCGGGTCGGTCGCCGTCAGTGGGCTGCCCGTGGACAAGAAGAACATGTTGGAGGTCCGCCGACGGGTCGGCGTGGTCTTCCAGGACCCCGACGACCAGCTCTTCCTCGGCACCGTGCGCCAGGACGTCGCCTTCGGGCCGGCCAACATGGGCGTGAAGGGGGCCGAGCTCGACCGTCGGGTCATGGCCGCGCTCGACCGGGTCGGCATGGCCGACTTCGCTGACCGGCCGCCGCACCACCTGTCCTACGGCCAGCGCCGCCGCGTCGCGGTCGCCACCGTGCTGGCGATGGAGCCAGAGGTGCTGGTGCTCGACGAGCCGTCGTCGAACCTCGACCCGGCCTCGCGCCGCGAGCTCGCCGACATCCTGCGCAGCCTCGACGTGACGGTGCTGATGGTCACCCACGACCTGCCCTACGCCCTCGAGCTGTGCCCGCGCAGCGTCGTGCTCAGCGAGGGAGTCGTGGTCGCCGACCGACCCACCTTCGACGTCCTCACCGACGAGCCGCTGATGGCCGCCCACCGCCTCGAGCTGCCGTGGGGGTTCGACCCGCGGCGCATTGATAGCCTTCCGGCGTGA
- the cbiQ gene encoding cobalt ECF transporter T component CbiQ, giving the protein MGAGHGHRLHFHGHSPVHRAPAHLKLLGLLVFMLVVVATPRQAYAVLAAEAAALLGVVLLSRVPLRYLLPRMVVEVPFAVFALLMPFISHGPRTEVLGLTVSEPGLHAGVALLVKGSIGVLASLTLAATTEPQDLLRGLQRLRMPELVVQIMGFMIRYLDVVTGELARMLTAMRSRGFDPRSPRHWPVLARSLGALFIRSYERGERVHLAMLSRGYDGRLPG; this is encoded by the coding sequence ATGGGAGCCGGGCACGGCCACCGGCTCCACTTCCACGGGCACAGCCCCGTCCACCGGGCGCCGGCCCACCTCAAGCTGCTGGGTCTGCTGGTCTTCATGCTGGTCGTCGTCGCGACCCCGCGCCAGGCGTACGCCGTCCTCGCCGCCGAGGCGGCCGCGCTGCTCGGCGTCGTGCTGCTGTCGCGGGTGCCGCTGCGCTACCTGCTGCCCCGCATGGTGGTCGAGGTGCCGTTCGCGGTCTTCGCGCTGCTGATGCCCTTCATCTCCCACGGCCCGCGCACCGAGGTGCTGGGGCTGACGGTGTCCGAGCCCGGCCTGCACGCGGGCGTCGCGCTGCTGGTCAAGGGCAGCATCGGCGTGCTCGCCTCGCTGACCCTCGCCGCCACCACCGAGCCGCAGGACCTGCTCCGCGGGCTCCAGCGGCTGCGGATGCCGGAGCTGGTCGTCCAGATCATGGGCTTCATGATCCGCTACCTCGACGTCGTGACCGGCGAGCTCGCCCGGATGCTGACGGCGATGCGCTCGCGCGGCTTCGACCCGCGCTCGCCGCGGCACTGGCCGGTGCTGGCGCGCTCGCTGGGCGCGCTGTTCATCCGCTCCTACGAGCGTGGCGAGCGGGTCCACCTGGCGATGCTGTCGCGCGGCTACGACGGTAGGTTGCCCGGGTGA